The following are from one region of the Gammaproteobacteria bacterium genome:
- a CDS encoding DUF3565 domain-containing protein, translating into MQRKIISFHQDADKHWTATLDCGHTQHVRHNPPWQNRPWILHAQTREKHIGKTLNCRLCEAPQ; encoded by the coding sequence ATGCAACGCAAAATTATCAGCTTTCATCAAGACGCAGACAAACATTGGACCGCTACCCTAGACTGCGGCCATACACAACATGTGCGACACAATCCGCCTTGGCAAAATAGACCGTGGATCCTGCACGCACAAACACGTGAAAAACACATAGGCAAAACCTTAAACTGTCGACTGTGCGAAGCACCACAATAA